Below is a genomic region from Phragmitibacter flavus.
CCGACGAGGCGGCGCATCACGAATTCAGCTATTCAGCGGCGGGGGTGCGTCGCTTTTTGACGGCGGCAGCGCGGTTGTCCGCGAGCCGGTCCAGACATCTTACCGTGGTCTGGAAGGAGTCGGGCGTGCCGGGCATCAGTCGTTTGTGGCAACGCTGCATGGCAGAGGTCGCCGAGACGGAGAACGTCACCTTCTCGATGGTGGACATTGATTTGATGTCCTATCGACTGATCAGTGAACCTTCGGCTTTTGATGTGATCGCAACTCCCAACATGTTTGGCGACGTTCTGGGTGATCTGGGGGCGGTGTTGTTGGGCGCGCGCGGGATCTCATTCTCGGGCAATTACTCAGCGGACGGTCACCGCGCCATCTACCAAACCAACCATGGAGCGGCGTATGACCTGGCAGGCCAACAAGTGGCCAATCCTGCGGGCCAGATCTTCTCTGCGGCGATGATGCTGCGCGAATCGTTTGGATTGTGGCGCGAAGCTGCAGCGGTGGAAAAAGCCGTGCAGACGGTTTGGAAAAACGGCTACAGAACGCGGGATGTGGCGGTGTCCGGCTGCAGGGTTGTTCGCACAGGGGAACTGGCAGCCATGGTGGCCGAACAAGTCCACGGGCAACTGGGCAGGGAAAGTTCAGCGGCTGCTTATTCCTGATTTATGGACCTGCCAGTTCCAGCATCCATGCTAGTCTTGGTGGACTTGCAAAACGACTTCCTGGGGCGTGCCGATTTGCGCCCTGCGGCGGGCGTTATCATTGAACGTGCGGGTTTCCTGCTGAATGCCTACCGGCACCACGCCATGCCCGTCATTCATGTCCGCACCACGGTGACCAAAGATCCCGACAATCGCATGGCCCATTGGCGTAGAGACGATCGCTGGACTTGCGTTGAGGGCAGCGATGGACACTCACCGCCGCCCTCCCTGCGCGAGATCGAGGGCGAAAAGCTGCTTCACAAACAGGGGTTCGCGGCACCCCGTCTGGTGGAAGAGGCTCGCGCCCATGCTTCATCAAAAGTCTTGATCGCCGGAGTGATGACCCATGCCTGCGTGCGTCAGGCCGTGCTGGATTTTTTCCAGGCTGGATATGAGGTGTTTGTCGCCGAAGATGCCACAGGCAGTGACGACCCACTGCATGTAGCTTCAACACGACGTTTTTTTGAGGAGCGCGGGGTCCACTTTGCCCCCAGTGCCACCCTGGCGGCCCGTTTGCTGGAGGGCAAGCCACCCGGTGGCCGAATGACTGACAAGCCCACGCTGCGCACGCTGTCGTCCGACGCATCCGACTTCGCCCGCGAATGGCGTCGCACCGATCTTGCCCATCGGACCGGGCTGGCCATGCGGTTGGTGCAGCCGCTTCGGGAACGTGCGGAAGCGCTCGCCCGTCAAATGGCGGTTGAAATCGGCAAGCCGGTTCATTTTGGGCAGATGGAAGTGCTGCGATCAGCGGAAATGATCGAAGCCATTGCCAGGCGTTTCGTCCATTTGGAAACTCCTGCCGAAAATGCGGTCATCAAAGTGCGCAGAAAGCCGCACGGAGTGGTGGCGATCATTACGCCGTGGAACAATCCGGTCTACATCCCGCTCGGCAAAATCATCCCTGCCATTCTCGCCGGCAACACCGTCCTCTGGAAACCAGCCCCAGAAGCCGCCTCCATCGCCCGCGAGATTATGGCGTTAACCCGGCAGTGCGGCTGGCCACCTGCCCTGCTGCAGGTGGTTGAAGGAGATGCCCATGCAGGTCGTGCGCTGCTTTCACAACCAGAGATCGGCGCAGTGACCATCACCGCTTCATCGGGGGCAGGTTACGAGGTGGCTGAAGTCTGCGCCCGGCGCCACCTGCCATTTCAGGCAGAACTGGGTGGCAACAATGCCGCCATCGTATGGCGGGATGCTGATTTGAATCTGGCTGCCGAAAAAATCGCCGCCGGTGCTTTCGAAATGACCGGCCAGCGCTGCACCGCCAACCGCAGGGTGATCGTTCATGAATCGATCATGGAGGAATTGATGCGCCTGCTGATTGAGAAGGCCGCCGCCATGTCTTGGGGGGATCCACTTGACCCCAACACCCGCATCGGGCCGATGGTGAGTGCAACGCAGCGGGATCGTGTGGACTTGCTGGTGCAACGCGCCATCCGCGAAGGGTGTTCCACTTTTTATCCCCTGGGTCAGCAGCCGTTCATCACGTCAGATTTCACCGGGTCCCATTCGTGGCTGGCTCCAGTGGTGATCATTTGCCCTGATCCCGGCCTCGAAATTGTCCAGGAGGAGACTTTCGGCCCCGTTTTGGTCGTGCAGACCGCCCGCGACTGGGAACACGCCCTCGCGCTGTGCAACGGCGTTTCACAAGGACTCGCGGCCGCTCTGTTTTCCACTTCCGCTGACCTCATCCGCAGCTTTCTCGACGAGGCCCAGGCCGGCATTCTCAAAATCAATGCCTCCACTTCCGATGCCATGGTGGACGTTCCGTTTGGAGGATGGAAGGCCTCGGGCAGCGGACCGCCCGAACATGGCAGCCACGATCTTGACTTTTTCACGCGCATCCAAACCGTTTACCTATGAGCCTGACCACCGACCACTACCTGCCATCATTGCGCCCTGTTCCCCCGGATCTCGGTCGCAAGCTTCATCACAATCACATGGAACAACTGGGCATCGCCGACACCATGCGGCTCGCTTACGCCTGCAACCAGGTCGAGAATTGCGCGCAAGACGAGTGGCGGCGGCAGCTTTACCAAGATCAGCTGCAGGAGTTGATGACGGCCAACGGGCAATTCACCGTCCCCGCCATCCACCTCAACGACGGCTGGGCGATCGATGATTCCATGTCGCTCCCCCATTTGGACCGCATCCTTGCGTCCTCGGAAAAAATCATCGCTGAACGGTCAGGCCAGCGCAAGTCCGAGCCCGGAACCTATCGCAGTTACTTTCAAGATGTGTGGAAGCCAGGCAGCGATCCTCTCGACTACCCGGAATTCCTCGATTTCGCCACCTCCAGCGACATCCTTGCCCCGATCTGCCACTACGTGGGCTGCATCCCGGCGCTGTCGACCACACTCCCCTCGGGCATCCGCTTTGTTGAATCCAATGCCGCTTTCGATGATCAGCCCGACCGCCCCCATGACAGCCAGCTCTACCACATCGACTACTATTCCCTGCCCAATGTCTACGTTCTGGTGCTGTTGCGTGACACCACTCGTGAACACGGACCCTGGACCTTCCTGCCCCGATCCATCTCCCAGCATGTGAAAGAACAACTGGGTTACTGGAAACACGCTCGTGGCTACCGTCTCAGCGACGAAGAAGTATTCTCCGTCGCCAACCCCGCCGATGCGATCGAGTTCACCGGTAAACGTGGCACCGTGCTCTTTATCGAATCTTCAGGCTGCCTGCATTTTGGCAGCCGCAACTCCATCCAGCCGAGGTTCCAGCTCATGCTTGGATACACGGGTGCCTGTCGAACCGATTTTTCAGAGACCTTCATGCCCCCCAAAGTTTATCCTGTCCAAGAACACGACTCCCTGTTGCGCAAACTGGTATTACAAAAGTCACTGCTTCCCGGTCCGGTCTGATCCAGCCCGGTCCACCTCAGCGCGACGCCGCGCCATCCTCAGACAAAATTTCATCCAGCACCCTGGCCAGATCCGCCCGACGCTCACGCAGATAAGTGGCGTGATCGCCAGGCGCTACGCGGCCAATGCAGGCGCTGCCGAGCCTGGCACTCCACCATTCGAGACAGGGGCCAAGCCGCTTCGATTCCTGCGAACAGACCAAATGCACCGGCTTGGGATACCGCCCGGGAGCCGCTGAACGCAAAAGCTTGTAGTAGCGATCCATTGCCGCGCCATGCCGAACATCATTGGGCGGTGCAAAACGCGGCAGCCAGGGATCAAGCAGGATCAGGGATGGAGTGACACCGGCCTTTTTCGCGAACCAACGGGCCGTTTCGCACGCCAGAGTCGATGCCTGACACTCGCCGACGATCACCGGTTGCTGCATCGGAAAACGCTCGTGCCAGGACTGCCCCACTTTCCTCGCCAGCTGACACAGGGACCACGGAGGAATCACCTTTTTGGCCCGCAGATTCAACCGTATTCCAAACACCTGGCATTTTGTTTCCATTTTTGCGATCAGCTGCATGAACACCAACAGTTCTGCCTCACCGGTATACCCACCGGGAATCACAAGCAGCGGAGTTCCCGTGCCGGAAGGCCGAAGTTCCAGCAGACTCGCCGTCACCCTGCGGAACCAAGGTTCTCGCCTTTGTCGAACAATCCCGCTGTCCACCGCATCGGCCATCTGGGCAATGGTGGGAAAGTAAATCAGTGTCCCTGCATCAATTTCCAGGTCCAGCGTTTTTGACAACCGCAGGGACAGATCCACCGCTTGAAGCGAGTCAGCCCCTGTTTCAAAAAAATTCTGATAGACCCCGACCGACAATCGATTCAACACCTCGCACCACACCTTCGCAATCCGCTCCTCCGTGCGCGTTCGGGGCAGCACTTCGAAGGTCGAAATCCGTTTCTCGTCCTCAATCCTCAGCGCCGAGAGGTCCGGCTTGCCATTCGCCGTAAATGGAATGGCCGGCAATGAAACAATTCTGCCAGGCACCATATAAGCCGGCAGCAAACTTCGCAAACCATCCCGCACCTTCTGTTCCACCTCCTCGCCACAACCCTCGTCCGGCACCAACCATGCACACAACTCCACTCCACCACCAGGCTTGTCCATCACGACCACCACCGCCTCCCGGACCATGGGCATCGACAACAACACTTCTTCAATCGCCCGCAAATCCACGCGGTTGCCCATCAATTTCTGCTGTCGGTCCCTGCGTCCCAGATGTTCAATCAAACCGTCTCCCCCCATTCTTCCGCGGTCGCCCATTCGAAACATTCGCTCACGACTTCCCGGCACCATGTGA
It encodes:
- a CDS encoding isocitrate/isopropylmalate family dehydrogenase yields the protein MSIQRLNPAEPPQLWTTCLHGDKSRASRCPTRDLLLGAIPGEGVGPEVIAASLEVLQAVASATGLTLQVREGGAIGRDAERQCGQVLTRDVVEFCHEIFDAGGAVLCGPGGGRFVYDARMAFDLFFKISPLQKINGLTDICRLKPEWVRDLDILVVRENCGGAYQGIWRETDEAAHHEFSYSAAGVRRFLTAAARLSASRSRHLTVVWKESGVPGISRLWQRCMAEVAETENVTFSMVDIDLMSYRLISEPSAFDVIATPNMFGDVLGDLGAVLLGARGISFSGNYSADGHRAIYQTNHGAAYDLAGQQVANPAGQIFSAAMMLRESFGLWREAAAVEKAVQTVWKNGYRTRDVAVSGCRVVRTGELAAMVAEQVHGQLGRESSAAAYS
- a CDS encoding aldehyde dehydrogenase family protein — its product is MLVLVDLQNDFLGRADLRPAAGVIIERAGFLLNAYRHHAMPVIHVRTTVTKDPDNRMAHWRRDDRWTCVEGSDGHSPPPSLREIEGEKLLHKQGFAAPRLVEEARAHASSKVLIAGVMTHACVRQAVLDFFQAGYEVFVAEDATGSDDPLHVASTRRFFEERGVHFAPSATLAARLLEGKPPGGRMTDKPTLRTLSSDASDFAREWRRTDLAHRTGLAMRLVQPLRERAEALARQMAVEIGKPVHFGQMEVLRSAEMIEAIARRFVHLETPAENAVIKVRRKPHGVVAIITPWNNPVYIPLGKIIPAILAGNTVLWKPAPEAASIAREIMALTRQCGWPPALLQVVEGDAHAGRALLSQPEIGAVTITASSGAGYEVAEVCARRHLPFQAELGGNNAAIVWRDADLNLAAEKIAAGAFEMTGQRCTANRRVIVHESIMEELMRLLIEKAAAMSWGDPLDPNTRIGPMVSATQRDRVDLLVQRAIREGCSTFYPLGQQPFITSDFTGSHSWLAPVVIICPDPGLEIVQEETFGPVLVVQTARDWEHALALCNGVSQGLAAALFSTSADLIRSFLDEAQAGILKINASTSDAMVDVPFGGWKASGSGPPEHGSHDLDFFTRIQTVYL
- a CDS encoding AMP-binding protein, producing MVQTLQQIVHTARIAGAGSAGAMWESVEQSIPKVFEGVVRSWGSKRAIGAGGWQPTFAELNLKANQVAHFILANGGGTGDLVAILMRHDLPLFAVLLGVLKAGRVVLVLNTADPPARLGQVVEDTKPRWLFVDKEHEDWLPGLAEHAFATWCYDDRDLDVGLSADADANPRMELRPEAPAYLIFTSGSTGRPMGVIQNHRNLLHSVRGYRRRLGYCESDRVVLLGSLSGGQGMMTTFCALLNGATLYPYALRKRGAAPLADWVVKHKITAFVSSASAFRRFAQAVPMGVKLPHLRLIRLGAERTLLADLEASRRIAEEHCQFANVLSSSETGNVTQFVCRVGDAPRGGVIPIGSAVEGKHLMIMDENGQLVTDGTEGELVVVSDFLSPGYWNNPVATAQSFHMVPGSRERMFRMGDRGRMGGDGLIEHLGRRDRQQKLMGNRVDLRAIEEVLLSMPMVREAVVVVMDKPGGGVELCAWLVPDEGCGEEVEQKVRDGLRSLLPAYMVPGRIVSLPAIPFTANGKPDLSALRIEDEKRISTFEVLPRTRTEERIAKVWCEVLNRLSVGVYQNFFETGADSLQAVDLSLRLSKTLDLEIDAGTLIYFPTIAQMADAVDSGIVRQRREPWFRRVTASLLELRPSGTGTPLLVIPGGYTGEAELLVFMQLIAKMETKCQVFGIRLNLRAKKVIPPWSLCQLARKVGQSWHERFPMQQPVIVGECQASTLACETARWFAKKAGVTPSLILLDPWLPRFAPPNDVRHGAAMDRYYKLLRSAAPGRYPKPVHLVCSQESKRLGPCLEWWSARLGSACIGRVAPGDHATYLRERRADLARVLDEILSEDGAASR